In Arachis hypogaea cultivar Tifrunner chromosome 17, arahy.Tifrunner.gnm2.J5K5, whole genome shotgun sequence, a single window of DNA contains:
- the LOC112764629 gene encoding HMG-Y-related protein B translates to MATEEVNKPPSLPPYPEMIMKALDGLNEPNGSNKSAISRYIESTYGELPEGHTTLLNHHLNKMKDSGELVFLKNNYMKPDASAPPKRGRGRPPKAKEPLPPGTVLSPPRPRGRPPKDPNAPPKSPKAKPSGGSGRPRGRPKKIPRTAAPPPPSTLSAPSTPRGRGRPPKVKPQLTEVSVEI, encoded by the exons ATGGCAACCGAAGAGGTTAATAAACCTCCATCACTTCCTCCTTATCCTGAG ATGATAATGAAGGCATTGGACGGACTCAATGAACCAAATGGATCCAACAAATCAGCCATATCGAGGTACATAGAGTCCACTTATGGAGAATTACCAGAGGGACACACAACACTCCTCAATCACCACCTCAACAAGATGAAAGACAGTGGGGAGCTTGTGTTCTTGAAGAACAACTACATGAAACCTGACGCTAGTGCGCCACCAAAAAGAGGCCGTGGAAGGCCGCCGAAGGCAAAGGAGCCACTTCCTCCGGGAACCGTTTTGTCACCACCAAGGCCAAGGGGAAGGCCACCAAAGGATCCAAATGCACCACCAAAGTCACCGAAGGCAAAGCCTTCAGGTGGAAGTGGTAGGCCTAGAGGCAGGCCTAAGAAGATTCCTCGGACGGCGGCGCCTCCCCCGCCGTCGACGTTGAGTGCTCCTTCTACCCCTAGGGGTAGGGGTAGGCCTCCAAAGGTGAAGCCTCAACTGACAGAAGTGAGTGTTGAGATATAG
- the LOC112764411 gene encoding DNA repair protein RAD4: protein MRRRSQRKGQSSVSENEPRSQQDSEGTLAEISREAVGKLLQRANKVGGRRRKMMLESETEQNGTHILEQILQPKTSEVGHNHRNPIGSTSAEEKCNNESIDQGYLNDKGELDDSDWEEGTIPVDDSPVTIEFDVTPDPAVKKQVRRASAKDKDLAELVHKVHLLCLLARGRLIDSACDDPLIQASLLSLLPAHLLQLSNVTKLTSRALHPLISWFHDNFHVRNYTNAEASLHFALSSALESREGSPEEIAALSVALFRALNFTTRFVSILDVASLKPNQSMGSDAGRSSKGIFNTSTPMVSKKKLDFNSTRKSLTNEKEKVCESSCGNSRRSKKGRAKSQVSESNNPPTAENLNDSVSKSQTSETQDKNSKPCLSEQSCRSKRKGDLEFEMQLQMALSATAVGSLNSKLESDTNDDAANVSSPSKKMKRDISGESSTPPQVISTALGSKKVGSPLYWAEVYCSEENLTGKWVHVDVVNSIIDGEDKVEAMAAACKTSLRYVVAFAGQGAKDVTRRYCMKWYKIASERVNSMWWDSVLAPLRDLESGATGGVVPSRTNHITSTQSNMSDSFVPTRSSLEDIELETRALTEPLPTNQQAYKAHPLYAIERWLTKYQVLHPKGPILGLCGGFHVYPRTCVQTVKTKERWLREGLQVKANELPVKELKPSVKTQNLQDFEADDYECTDSKENIKLYGSWQLEPLNLPHAMNGIVPKNERGQVDVWSEKCLPPGTVHLRFPRAFSIAKKLEIDYAPAMVGFEFKNGRSYPVFDGIVVCAEFKDVLLEAFAEEEQRRQAEEKRRDEAEALRRWYQLLSSIVTRQRLKNRYNNGLSSEILTEVQHVNDKESNATVSDSYDKNQTPKNQQVTTSKNDSGLDLEALVSTPGKAHEHVFLKEYESFDEGASLLTKRCQCGFSVQVEEL from the exons ATGCGACGAAGAAGCCAGCGGAAGGGGCAATCCTCAGTCTCAG aaaatgaacCAAGATCACAACAAGATTCAGAAG GAACTTTGGCGGAAATATCAAGGGAGGCAGTGGGGAAACTTTTACAGCGTGCTAATAAAGTTGGTGGCAGGAGGAGAAAGATGATG CTGGAGTCTGAGACGGAACAAAATGGAACTCACATATTGGAACAAATTCTCCAACCGAAGACTTCAGAGGTTGGACATAATCATAGAAATCCCATAGGAAGTACTTCTGCAGAGGAGAAATGTAATAACGAAAGTATAGACCAAGGATACTTGAACGACAAGGGCGAACTAGATGACTCAGACTGGGAAGAGGGTACCATTCCCGTGGATGATAGTCCTGTGACTATTGAATTTGATGTGACTCCGGATCCAGCTGTGAAGAAACAAGTTCGTCGTGCTTCTGCCAAGGATAAG GACTTGGCTGAACTTGTACACAAGGTTcatttgctttgtttacttgctcGTGGAAGGTTAATAGATAGTGCTTGTGATGATCCTCTTATTCAG GCTTCTTTGCTTTCTCTACTCCCAGCACACTTGCTCCAGTTGTCAAATGTCACAAAACTCACATCAAGAGCTCTACATCCTTTAATTTCATGG TTCCATGATAACTTTCATGTTCGAAACTATACAAATGCAGAAGCATCACTACACTTTGCTTTGTCATCAGCTTTAGAATCACGTGAGGGTAGTCCTGAAGAG ATTGCAGCTTTATCAGTTGCACTGTTTAGAGCTTTGAATTTTACAACCAG GTTTGTATCCATTTTGGATGTTGCATCTCTCAAACCAAATCAATCCATGGGATCAGATGCAGGTAGATCCAGTAAGGGGATATTTAATACTTCAACACCAATGGTGTCTAAGAAAAAATTGGATTTTAATTCAACACGAAAATCATTAACCAATGAGAAAGAAAAAGTCTGTGAAAGCTCTTGTGGGAATTCACGGAGAAGTAAAAAAGGTCGTGCAAAAAGCCAAGTGTCTGAGTCTAACAATCCTCCCACTGCTGAAAACTTGAATGATAGTGTGTCCAAGTCACAAACTTCTGAGACACAAGATAAGAACTCCAAACCGTGTCTTTCTGAACAATCTTGTAGATCAAAGAGAAAAGGGGATCTTGAATTTGAGATGCAGTTGCAAATGGCTCTTTCTGCTACAGCAGTTGGATCCTTGAATAGTAAATTGGAGTCGGATACAAATGATGATGCAGCAAATGTTTCTTCTCCatcaaaaaaaatgaagagagatatAAGTGGAGAATCTTCAACGCCCCCTCAAGTAATTTCCACCGCACTAGGATCAAAAAAAGTAGGATCACCTCTGTATTGGGCAGAAGTATATTGCAGCGAAGAGAATTTGACAGGAAAATGGGTGCATGTTGATGTCGTGAATTCTATTATTGATGGGGAGGACAAGGTTGAAGCTATGGCAGCTGCATGCAAAACATCTTTGAGATATGTTGTTGCCTTTGCTGGGCAGGGGGCCAAAGATGTGACCCGCAG GTATTGCATGAAATGGTATAAGATAGCATCGGAACGAGTTAATTCAATGTGGTGGGATTCAGTATTGGCACCGCTGAGGGACCTGGAATCGGGGGCAACTGGAGGTGTGGTTCCTTCAAGAACAAACCACATCACTTCTACACAATCCAACATGAGTGACTCTTTCGTACCTACACGGAGCTCTCTTGAGGATATTGAGTTGGAAACTAGGGCATTAACTGAGCCTCTTCCAACTAACCAGCAG GCCTACAAAGCTCATCCACTTTATGCCATAGAAAGATGGCTTACAAAGTATCAAGTACTTCACCCAAAGGGTCCAATTCTGGGCTTATGTGGAGGTTTCCATGTTTACCCTCGGACTTGTGTGCAAACTGTTAAGACGAAAGAGAGATGGCTCAGGGAAGGACTGCAAGTTAAAGCCAATGAACTGCCTGTGAAG GAGCTTAAACCTTCCGTGAAGACCCAGAACTTACAAGATTTTGAAGCTGATGACTATGAGTGCACTGATTCTAAGGAAAATATTAAACTTTATGGGAGCTGGCAGTTGGAACCATTAAATTTGCCTCATGCTATGAATGGGATAGTACCTAAG AACGAACGTGGTCAGGTAGATGTTTGGTCTGAGAAATGTCTTCCACCAGGGACCGTGCACCTGAGATTTCCAAGGGCGTTTTCAATTGCAAAGAAGCTAGAAATTGATTATGCTCCTGCTATGGTTGGTTTTGAATTTAAAAACGGGCGTTCATACCCTGTCTTTGATGGTATTGTGGTGTGTGCCGAGTTCAAGGATGTACTGTTAGag GCATTTGCCGAGGAAGAACAAAGACGGCAggcagaagagaagagaagagatgaagctgaGGCTCTTCGTCGGTGGTACCAGCTGCTTTCATCTATCGTAACGCGCCAAAGGTTGAAAAATCGATATAATAATGGTTTGTCATCAGAGATTTTGACTGAAGTCCAACATGTGAATGATAAGGAATCAAATGCCACAGTGAGTGATAGTTATGACAAGAATCAGACTCCCAAAAACCAGCAAGTAACCACAAGCAAGAATGATAGCGGTCTCGATCTCGAGGCTTTGGTAAGTACTCCTGGTAAAGCACATGAGCATGTGTTTTTGAAAGAGTATGAGAGCTTTGATGAGGGAGCCTCTCTATTAACAAAACGATGCCAATGTGGATTTTCAGTCCAAGTAGAAGAATTGTAG
- the LOC112764412 gene encoding tRNA(His) guanylyltransferase 1 isoform X1, giving the protein MANSKYEYVKNFELEDEVMFPNFILVRINGRNFTKFSQLHQLHKPYDENALNLMNSCAVSVLEEYADIVLAYGFSDEYTFVFKKTSKFYDRRASKVLSIITSFFSSVFVTKWSDFFPQKELQYSPSFHGHVTSCASVDVLQAYLLWRQNICHANNQYDQCFWRLVKRGMDFREAHDLLKGAEKCNLNNLLFDEFNVNYNTLEPIFRQGSCVLKAVVDDIVKYTDNGVPIKRQRRKIITVHSKKIAGRKFWNEQTVLLKELGCFVEDIDNVKPEYVKSFEFDSKLMPLTWIVIRIDGCHFHRFSELHEFVKPNDERALNLMNSCAMTVLEEFPHDIVFAYGVSDEYSFILKKTTELFQRRASKIVSTILSFFTSTYVMRWKDFFSQSELKYPPSFDGRAVCYPSTEILKDYLSWRQVDCHINNQYNSCFWKLVDSGKRKREAQQNLKGAQLQKKIEELAIDYNNLPAMFRQGSSVFWDKMDNALTHQQNGKSSESCGRVIVEHCNIIRSGFWLEHPRILEEKQ; this is encoded by the coding sequence ATGGCAAACAGCAAGTATGAGTATGTCAAGAATTTTGAACTGGAGGATGAGGTTATGTTTCCCAACTTCATCCTTGTTCGAATCAATGGCCGTAACTTCACCAAGTTTTCTCAACTCCACCAGCTTCACAAGCCTTATGATGAAAATGCCTTGAACTTGATGAACTCTTGTGCTGTTTCCGTGCTTGAAGAGTATGCAGATATTGTACTTGCTTATGGGTTCAGTGATGAGTACACTTTTGTTTTCAAGAAGACCTCCAAGTTTTATGATAGACGAGCCAGCAAAGTGCTATCCATCATCACTTCTTTTTTCTCATCTGTGTTTGTGACAAAATGGAGTGACTTCTTCCCACAAAAGGAACTGCAGTATTCTCCTTCCTTCCATGGGCATGTTACAAGTTGTGCTTCGGTAGATGTCCTCCAAGCATATCTATTGTGGAGGCAAAATATCTGTCATGCAAATAATCAATATGATCAATGCTTTTGGCGCCTTGTCAAACGTGGCATGGATTTTAGGGAAGCACATGATTTACTCAAGGGTGCTGAGAAATGTAACCTAAACAATCTTCTATTTGATGAGTTCAATGTCAACTACAATACACTGGAGCCCATATTCCGACAAGGGTCATGTGTCTTAAAGGCTGTGGTTGATGATATTGTGAAGTACACAGATAATGGGGTTCCCATTAAAAGACAAAGGAGAAAGATTATTACAGTGCATTCAAAGAAGATAGCAGGTAGAAAATTTTGGAATGAGCAAACTGTTCTTTTGAAAGAGCTTGGTTGTTTTGTGGAGGATATTGACAATGTGAAACCAGAGTATGTGAAGTCCTTTGAGTTTGATAGCAAGTTGATGCCGTTGACATGGATTGTAATTAGAATAGATGGTTGCCACTTCCACAGATTTTCTGAGCTACATGAATTTGTGAAGCCAAATGATGAGAGAGCCCTTAATTTGATGAATTCTTGTGCTATGACTGTGTTAGAAGAGTTTCCTCACGATATAGTCTTTGCCTATGGGGTTAGCGATGAGTATAGCTTTATTCTTAAGAAAACCACTGAACTTTTTCAAAGAAGAGCTAGTAAAATCGTCTCTACTATTCTGTCATTCTTCACGTCAACTTATGTGATGAGATGGAAAGATTTCTTCTCGCAGAGTGAGTTGAAGTACCCTCCTTCCTTTGATGGACGAGCAGTGTGTTATCCATCTACAGAGATTCTAAAAGACTATCTTTCATGGAGACAAGTGGATTGCCACATCAACAATCAGTACAACTCATGTTTCTGGAAGCTTGTTGATTCCGGGAAACGGAAAAGGGAAGCCCAGCAAAACTTGAAGGGTGCTCAGTTGCAAAAGAAAATTGAGGAACTAGCTATTGATTACAATAATTTACCAGCCATGTTCCGACAAGGATCCTCAGTTTTTTGGGACAAGATGGACAATGCTCTCACTCATCAGCAGAATGGAAAGTCTTCGGAAAGTTGTGGAAGGGTCATTGTAGAACATTGCAATATCATTAGATCAGGATTTTGGTTGGAACACCCAAGAATACTTGAAGAGAAGCAATAG
- the LOC112764412 gene encoding tRNA(His) guanylyltransferase 1 isoform X2 encodes MFPNFILVRINGRNFTKFSQLHQLHKPYDENALNLMNSCAVSVLEEYADIVLAYGFSDEYTFVFKKTSKFYDRRASKVLSIITSFFSSVFVTKWSDFFPQKELQYSPSFHGHVTSCASVDVLQAYLLWRQNICHANNQYDQCFWRLVKRGMDFREAHDLLKGAEKCNLNNLLFDEFNVNYNTLEPIFRQGSCVLKAVVDDIVKYTDNGVPIKRQRRKIITVHSKKIAGRKFWNEQTVLLKELGCFVEDIDNVKPEYVKSFEFDSKLMPLTWIVIRIDGCHFHRFSELHEFVKPNDERALNLMNSCAMTVLEEFPHDIVFAYGVSDEYSFILKKTTELFQRRASKIVSTILSFFTSTYVMRWKDFFSQSELKYPPSFDGRAVCYPSTEILKDYLSWRQVDCHINNQYNSCFWKLVDSGKRKREAQQNLKGAQLQKKIEELAIDYNNLPAMFRQGSSVFWDKMDNALTHQQNGKSSESCGRVIVEHCNIIRSGFWLEHPRILEEKQ; translated from the coding sequence ATGTTTCCCAACTTCATCCTTGTTCGAATCAATGGCCGTAACTTCACCAAGTTTTCTCAACTCCACCAGCTTCACAAGCCTTATGATGAAAATGCCTTGAACTTGATGAACTCTTGTGCTGTTTCCGTGCTTGAAGAGTATGCAGATATTGTACTTGCTTATGGGTTCAGTGATGAGTACACTTTTGTTTTCAAGAAGACCTCCAAGTTTTATGATAGACGAGCCAGCAAAGTGCTATCCATCATCACTTCTTTTTTCTCATCTGTGTTTGTGACAAAATGGAGTGACTTCTTCCCACAAAAGGAACTGCAGTATTCTCCTTCCTTCCATGGGCATGTTACAAGTTGTGCTTCGGTAGATGTCCTCCAAGCATATCTATTGTGGAGGCAAAATATCTGTCATGCAAATAATCAATATGATCAATGCTTTTGGCGCCTTGTCAAACGTGGCATGGATTTTAGGGAAGCACATGATTTACTCAAGGGTGCTGAGAAATGTAACCTAAACAATCTTCTATTTGATGAGTTCAATGTCAACTACAATACACTGGAGCCCATATTCCGACAAGGGTCATGTGTCTTAAAGGCTGTGGTTGATGATATTGTGAAGTACACAGATAATGGGGTTCCCATTAAAAGACAAAGGAGAAAGATTATTACAGTGCATTCAAAGAAGATAGCAGGTAGAAAATTTTGGAATGAGCAAACTGTTCTTTTGAAAGAGCTTGGTTGTTTTGTGGAGGATATTGACAATGTGAAACCAGAGTATGTGAAGTCCTTTGAGTTTGATAGCAAGTTGATGCCGTTGACATGGATTGTAATTAGAATAGATGGTTGCCACTTCCACAGATTTTCTGAGCTACATGAATTTGTGAAGCCAAATGATGAGAGAGCCCTTAATTTGATGAATTCTTGTGCTATGACTGTGTTAGAAGAGTTTCCTCACGATATAGTCTTTGCCTATGGGGTTAGCGATGAGTATAGCTTTATTCTTAAGAAAACCACTGAACTTTTTCAAAGAAGAGCTAGTAAAATCGTCTCTACTATTCTGTCATTCTTCACGTCAACTTATGTGATGAGATGGAAAGATTTCTTCTCGCAGAGTGAGTTGAAGTACCCTCCTTCCTTTGATGGACGAGCAGTGTGTTATCCATCTACAGAGATTCTAAAAGACTATCTTTCATGGAGACAAGTGGATTGCCACATCAACAATCAGTACAACTCATGTTTCTGGAAGCTTGTTGATTCCGGGAAACGGAAAAGGGAAGCCCAGCAAAACTTGAAGGGTGCTCAGTTGCAAAAGAAAATTGAGGAACTAGCTATTGATTACAATAATTTACCAGCCATGTTCCGACAAGGATCCTCAGTTTTTTGGGACAAGATGGACAATGCTCTCACTCATCAGCAGAATGGAAAGTCTTCGGAAAGTTGTGGAAGGGTCATTGTAGAACATTGCAATATCATTAGATCAGGATTTTGGTTGGAACACCCAAGAATACTTGAAGAGAAGCAATAG
- the LOC112764413 gene encoding THO complex subunit 4D isoform X1 produces the protein MASSLDMSLDDRIKSSRSNRERGRGRGRARAHTSRGTVRNPGVGGRITGAARRGLNTRPSSYAIAKSIRRTGPFPWQQDLFEDSLRAAGIQGVEVGTKLYVSNLDHGVTNEDIRELFSEIGDLKRCVVHYDKTGHPSGSAEVVYTRRSDAFAALKRYNNVLLDGKPMKIEIVGANAELPITARVNVSGVNGRRKKRTVVMMSRGGQTGGGAGLSRAATRVQRSGARPKGGTSSGRGRARGRGRGRVGRQGRGKKEKSAEELDKELETYHAEAMNIS, from the exons ATGGCTTCTTCCTTGGATATGTCACTTGATGATAGGATAAAGAGCAGCAGGAGTAACAGAGAAAGAGGTAGAGGACGTGGCAGAGCCCGAGCTCACACTAGCCGTGGGACAGTCAGGAATCCTGGTGTTGGTGGAAGAATAACTGGTGCTGCTCGTAGAGGTCTTAATACCCGGCCGTCATCCTATGCCATTGCCAAG tCCATCCGGAGGACCGGGCCTTTTCCTTGGCAGCAAGATTTGTTTGAGGATAGCTTAAGAGCTGCAGGGATACAAGGAGTTGAAGTTGGTACGAAGTTGTACGTTTCAAATTTGGACCATGGAGTAACCAATGAAGACATAAGG GAGCTTTTTTCTGAGATTGGAGACTTGAAGCGCTGTGTTGTTCATTATGATAAAACTGGACATCCAAGT GGTTCTGCCGAAGTTGTCTATACAAGAAGAAGTGATGCATTTGCCGCTCTTAAACGATACAATAATGTGCTTCTGGATGGAAAGCCCATGAAGATTGAGATTGTTGGTGCCAATGCAGAATTGCCTATAACTGCTCGTGTAAATGTATCGGGGGTAAATGGGCGAAGGAAGAAAAGGACAGTTGTGATGAT GTCTCGtggaggtcaaactggaggtggTGCTGGGCTCAGTCGCGCTGCCAC TCGGGTACAACGTAGTGGGGCAAGGCCAAAGGGTGGAACTTCAAGTGGCCGAGGCCGTGCTCGCGGCCGTGGACGTGGCAGGGTTGGACGCCAAGGGCGTGGGAAAAAGGAGAAGTCAGCTGAGGAACTTGACAAGGAGCTGGAAACCTACCATGCTGAGGCTATGAACATCTCGTAG
- the LOC112764413 gene encoding THO complex subunit 4C isoform X2 — MVFCNEASSTYIRTRASIVACISQVYLKLSIRRTGPFPWQQDLFEDSLRAAGIQGVEVGTKLYVSNLDHGVTNEDIRELFSEIGDLKRCVVHYDKTGHPSGSAEVVYTRRSDAFAALKRYNNVLLDGKPMKIEIVGANAELPITARVNVSGVNGRRKKRTVVMMSRGGQTGGGAGLSRAATRVQRSGARPKGGTSSGRGRARGRGRGRVGRQGRGKKEKSAEELDKELETYHAEAMNIS; from the exons ATGGTATTTTGCAATGAAGCTTCCTCCACTTACATCAGAACTCGAGCTTCAATTGTAGCATGCATATCACAAGTTTATTTGAAATTG tCCATCCGGAGGACCGGGCCTTTTCCTTGGCAGCAAGATTTGTTTGAGGATAGCTTAAGAGCTGCAGGGATACAAGGAGTTGAAGTTGGTACGAAGTTGTACGTTTCAAATTTGGACCATGGAGTAACCAATGAAGACATAAGG GAGCTTTTTTCTGAGATTGGAGACTTGAAGCGCTGTGTTGTTCATTATGATAAAACTGGACATCCAAGT GGTTCTGCCGAAGTTGTCTATACAAGAAGAAGTGATGCATTTGCCGCTCTTAAACGATACAATAATGTGCTTCTGGATGGAAAGCCCATGAAGATTGAGATTGTTGGTGCCAATGCAGAATTGCCTATAACTGCTCGTGTAAATGTATCGGGGGTAAATGGGCGAAGGAAGAAAAGGACAGTTGTGATGAT GTCTCGtggaggtcaaactggaggtggTGCTGGGCTCAGTCGCGCTGCCAC TCGGGTACAACGTAGTGGGGCAAGGCCAAAGGGTGGAACTTCAAGTGGCCGAGGCCGTGCTCGCGGCCGTGGACGTGGCAGGGTTGGACGCCAAGGGCGTGGGAAAAAGGAGAAGTCAGCTGAGGAACTTGACAAGGAGCTGGAAACCTACCATGCTGAGGCTATGAACATCTCGTAG
- the LOC112764413 gene encoding THO complex subunit 4C isoform X3, translated as MSIRRTGPFPWQQDLFEDSLRAAGIQGVEVGTKLYVSNLDHGVTNEDIRELFSEIGDLKRCVVHYDKTGHPSGSAEVVYTRRSDAFAALKRYNNVLLDGKPMKIEIVGANAELPITARVNVSGVNGRRKKRTVVMMSRGGQTGGGAGLSRAATRVQRSGARPKGGTSSGRGRARGRGRGRVGRQGRGKKEKSAEELDKELETYHAEAMNIS; from the exons ATG tCCATCCGGAGGACCGGGCCTTTTCCTTGGCAGCAAGATTTGTTTGAGGATAGCTTAAGAGCTGCAGGGATACAAGGAGTTGAAGTTGGTACGAAGTTGTACGTTTCAAATTTGGACCATGGAGTAACCAATGAAGACATAAGG GAGCTTTTTTCTGAGATTGGAGACTTGAAGCGCTGTGTTGTTCATTATGATAAAACTGGACATCCAAGT GGTTCTGCCGAAGTTGTCTATACAAGAAGAAGTGATGCATTTGCCGCTCTTAAACGATACAATAATGTGCTTCTGGATGGAAAGCCCATGAAGATTGAGATTGTTGGTGCCAATGCAGAATTGCCTATAACTGCTCGTGTAAATGTATCGGGGGTAAATGGGCGAAGGAAGAAAAGGACAGTTGTGATGAT GTCTCGtggaggtcaaactggaggtggTGCTGGGCTCAGTCGCGCTGCCAC TCGGGTACAACGTAGTGGGGCAAGGCCAAAGGGTGGAACTTCAAGTGGCCGAGGCCGTGCTCGCGGCCGTGGACGTGGCAGGGTTGGACGCCAAGGGCGTGGGAAAAAGGAGAAGTCAGCTGAGGAACTTGACAAGGAGCTGGAAACCTACCATGCTGAGGCTATGAACATCTCGTAG